One genomic region from Rhizomicrobium palustre encodes:
- the aroQ gene encoding type II 3-dehydroquinate dehydratase, with protein MAKKSRAKAIYVLNGPNLNLLGTREPDVYGRTTLSDIGDMTAARAQSHGYDVVFSQSNHEGELVEWIHEAREAAAGIIINAGAYTHTSIAIHDALRALSCPIVEVHLSNTFAREEFRHHSYISPVASGVIVGFGANSYLLAVDAVASLIEEAAI; from the coding sequence GTGGCCAAGAAGTCCAGGGCCAAGGCGATATATGTCCTCAATGGGCCCAATCTCAACCTCTTGGGGACGAGAGAGCCGGACGTATATGGCCGCACCACTTTGTCCGATATCGGCGATATGACCGCCGCGCGGGCCCAAAGCCATGGCTATGACGTGGTTTTCAGCCAGTCCAACCATGAAGGCGAGCTGGTCGAATGGATTCATGAGGCGCGGGAGGCTGCGGCCGGCATCATCATCAATGCCGGTGCCTACACGCATACGTCGATTGCCATCCACGACGCTTTAAGGGCTCTTTCCTGCCCCATCGTCGAGGTACATCTATCGAATACCTTTGCGCGTGAGGAATTTCGCCATCACTCCTATATCTCTCCCGTCGCATCGGGTGTGATCGTCGGGTTCGGTGCCAATAGTTATCTGCTTGCCGTGGACGCCGTTGCGTCCCTGATCGAAGAGGCCGCCATATGA
- the thiS gene encoding sulfur carrier protein ThiS, with translation MAVTVTINGEARELNGPVSVAALLTDMGLDPAKIAVERNLEVVPKSQYHEITVNGGDRLEIVHFIGGGDDARPVDKPLIIAGRTFKSRLIIGTGKYKTYAQNAAALKASGAEMVTVAVRRVNLTDNSSEKLVDFIDPKEYVYLPNTAGCFTAEDAMRTLRLAREAGGWTLVKLEVLGDKKTLYPNMIETLRATELLIKEGFQVMVYCSDDPLMAKRLEELGACAIMPLAAPIGSGLGVQNPVGIRMIIEEAKVPVIVDAGVGTASDAAIAMELGCDGVLMNTAIAEAKDPVLMAAAMRHAVEAGRLAYLAGRMPKKRYADPSSPIAGLI, from the coding sequence ATGGCTGTTACAGTGACGATTAACGGAGAAGCCCGCGAACTGAACGGTCCGGTCAGCGTGGCAGCTCTGCTAACAGATATGGGACTCGACCCCGCCAAAATTGCGGTCGAACGCAATTTGGAAGTGGTTCCCAAGTCCCAATACCACGAAATCACGGTGAATGGGGGAGATCGCCTCGAAATCGTGCATTTCATCGGCGGCGGCGATGACGCCCGCCCTGTGGATAAACCGTTGATAATTGCCGGGCGGACCTTCAAGTCGCGCCTTATTATCGGGACAGGGAAGTACAAGACCTATGCCCAGAACGCCGCGGCGCTGAAAGCCTCGGGCGCCGAGATGGTGACGGTGGCCGTGCGTCGGGTGAATCTGACGGATAATTCATCTGAGAAGCTGGTCGATTTCATCGATCCCAAGGAATACGTCTACCTGCCCAACACGGCGGGCTGCTTCACGGCGGAGGACGCCATGCGCACCCTTCGCCTGGCGCGCGAGGCGGGCGGCTGGACTCTGGTGAAGCTGGAGGTCCTGGGGGACAAGAAGACCCTTTACCCCAACATGATCGAAACCCTGCGCGCCACCGAACTCCTCATCAAAGAGGGTTTCCAGGTGATGGTCTATTGCAGCGACGATCCTTTGATGGCCAAGCGCCTTGAGGAACTCGGCGCCTGCGCGATCATGCCTTTGGCCGCGCCCATCGGGTCGGGCCTCGGGGTGCAGAACCCTGTCGGCATACGGATGATTATTGAAGAGGCGAAGGTGCCGGTGATCGTCGATGCCGGTGTCGGCACGGCCTCGGATGCGGCGATTGCCATGGAGCTGGGCTGCGACGGCGTTCTGATGAACACCGCCATCGCCGAAGCCAAGGACCCGGTGCTGATGGCTGCCGCGATGCGCCATGCGGTGGAAGCGGGGCGCCTTGCGTATCTCGCCGGCCGCATGCCCAAAAAGCGCTACGCCGATCCCTCGAGCCCGATTGCGGGGTTGATTTAG
- a CDS encoding DsbA family protein, which translates to MATSARLAREAQFSGTPMFIINGKVHAGEITEDEIKALMK; encoded by the coding sequence ATGGCCACCAGCGCCCGCCTCGCCCGCGAGGCCCAGTTCAGCGGCACGCCGATGTTCATCATCAACGGCAAAGTCCATGCCGGTGAGATCACCGAGGACGAGATCAAGGCGCTGATGAAGTAG
- a CDS encoding thioredoxin domain-containing protein produces the protein MQQGWKSAALGGAVGAVAAIAIMGGALAFHLVPVASDARLRSFLLANPKLIYEMQAKAEADAAAEEALATQKAVDKIGQKALLDPAVGYVTGPANAKNTFVEFYDYNCGHCRNTSAAVKKFYEAHKHDTRFSFIEFPIFGAQSQMAARAAVAARKQGDKALALHFALMSEGKQAVDQEVLLKAARDVGIDVMKLSADLTAPETDKAMLASARLAREAQFSGTPMFIINGKVHAGEITEDEIKALMKS, from the coding sequence ATGCAGCAGGGTTGGAAATCGGCGGCGCTGGGCGGTGCCGTAGGCGCGGTGGCGGCGATTGCAATCATGGGCGGCGCCCTCGCCTTTCATCTGGTGCCGGTGGCCTCGGATGCGCGGCTGCGCTCGTTCCTGCTCGCCAATCCCAAGCTGATCTATGAAATGCAGGCCAAGGCGGAAGCCGATGCCGCCGCCGAGGAAGCCCTCGCCACACAAAAGGCGGTCGACAAGATCGGACAGAAGGCGCTGCTCGATCCCGCCGTCGGTTATGTCACCGGCCCGGCCAATGCCAAGAACACCTTTGTTGAGTTCTATGACTATAATTGCGGCCATTGCCGCAACACCTCGGCGGCGGTGAAGAAGTTCTACGAGGCGCATAAGCACGACACGCGCTTTTCCTTCATCGAGTTTCCAATTTTCGGCGCCCAATCGCAGATGGCCGCGCGCGCCGCGGTGGCGGCACGAAAGCAAGGCGACAAGGCGCTGGCGCTGCATTTCGCGCTGATGAGCGAAGGCAAACAGGCGGTCGATCAAGAGGTACTCTTGAAAGCGGCACGCGATGTCGGCATCGATGTGATGAAGCTTTCCGCGGATCTCACCGCGCCCGAAACCGACAAGGCCATGCTGGCAAGCGCCCGCCTCGCCCGCGAGGCCCAATTCAGCGGCACGCCGATGTTCATCATCAACGGCAAAGTCCACGCCGGTGAAATTACTGAGGACGAAATCAAGGCGCTGATGAAGTCGTAA
- a CDS encoding M48 family metalloprotease produces the protein MSGRLLSFCAGFFGAAWAVFGPAAAQGISLVQDTETERLIRSYEEPILKVAGIDPQAVKMYLVNDPSLNAFVAEGQNIFVNTGLFINLKTPNEMIGVFAHETGHMAGGHLTRGSEAMAKAEIPMLLSMLLGIGAAIAGAGQAGMVLMGMGQSVAAAQFFAFSRAQEATADQMGQKYLRAIHLSGMGMVNVFERMANEEAMMVKNPEQFATSHPASRDRVTNLRLIAEASPYRDVPDSPQAVHAYEMVKAKLIGYTLPVQDVMYRYPVTNTSPQARYARAIVYMRSPDLPKALSETNSLIKDEPKNPYFYEVLGQIYVSMSQPMKGVVPYQKSVDLLPDAPELRVALAAAQIATGQKAMEEKAVANLKIAVQQDTDNPFAWYELAQAYSDLGNTAMADLSTSERYYSVGDIRKAAVFALRARQKLQNGTPDWERANDILAIAQSQLRRN, from the coding sequence GTGTCGGGACGCCTTCTGTCCTTCTGCGCGGGCTTTTTCGGCGCCGCATGGGCCGTTTTTGGCCCCGCCGCGGCCCAGGGCATCAGCTTGGTACAGGATACCGAAACTGAACGCCTTATCCGCTCTTACGAGGAGCCGATCCTGAAAGTCGCAGGTATCGATCCGCAAGCGGTGAAGATGTATCTCGTGAATGACCCTTCGCTGAACGCCTTCGTGGCCGAGGGGCAAAACATTTTCGTGAACACCGGTCTCTTCATTAACCTCAAAACGCCGAACGAGATGATCGGCGTCTTCGCGCATGAAACCGGGCATATGGCGGGCGGTCACCTCACCCGCGGCTCCGAAGCCATGGCGAAAGCCGAAATCCCCATGCTGCTCTCGATGCTGCTCGGCATTGGTGCGGCGATTGCGGGTGCAGGCCAGGCGGGCATGGTGCTGATGGGCATGGGTCAGAGCGTGGCGGCGGCGCAGTTCTTCGCCTTCTCGCGCGCCCAAGAAGCCACTGCCGACCAGATGGGCCAGAAATATCTGCGTGCCATCCACCTCTCCGGCATGGGCATGGTCAATGTCTTCGAGCGCATGGCCAATGAAGAAGCCATGATGGTGAAAAACCCCGAGCAGTTCGCCACCTCGCATCCGGCGAGCCGCGACCGCGTGACGAATTTGCGCCTGATCGCGGAAGCCTCGCCCTATCGCGATGTGCCGGATTCCCCGCAAGCCGTACACGCCTATGAAATGGTGAAGGCTAAGCTGATCGGCTACACCCTGCCGGTTCAGGATGTGATGTACCGCTATCCGGTGACGAACACCTCACCGCAGGCCCGCTATGCCCGCGCCATTGTCTATATGCGCTCGCCCGACCTGCCCAAGGCCCTCTCCGAGACCAACAGCCTGATCAAAGACGAGCCGAAAAATCCGTACTTCTATGAGGTTCTCGGCCAGATCTACGTCTCGATGAGCCAGCCGATGAAAGGCGTCGTGCCCTATCAGAAGAGTGTCGACCTTTTGCCGGATGCGCCGGAGCTGCGCGTGGCGCTGGCGGCTGCGCAAATCGCGACAGGCCAGAAGGCGATGGAAGAAAAAGCCGTCGCCAATCTCAAGATCGCCGTGCAGCAGGATACCGACAATCCCTTCGCCTGGTATGAGCTGGCGCAGGCCTATAGCGATCTCGGAAACACCGCGATGGCGGACCTCTCCACCTCGGAGCGCTATTACAGCGTCGGCGACATTCGCAAAGCGGCGGTGTTTGCGCTGCGTGCGCGCCAGAAACTACAGAACGGCACGCCCGATTGGGAACGGGCCAACGACATTCTCGCCATCGCGCAATCCCAACTGCGCCGGAATTAA